One genomic window of Pseudoxanthomonas sp. includes the following:
- the pepQ gene encoding Xaa-Pro dipeptidase, which produces MTLQPDPAPLYADHLATLTRRADQALARGGLDHLVIPSGRLHYQASDDLGYPFYVNPQFKAWLPLTRVPDSWIVYTPGKRPQLIFLQPRDYWHVVPGTPEGWWVEHFDIHIIRTPDEAIALLPKPANRCAILGEPLSTLGEYAPNNPEAVVDYLAWHRSYKTAYEIALMRQAQALAVRGHRAAEAAFRNGASEFQIHMTYCAAVGQDASELPYGNIIGLNEHAAVLHYTELGRSAPAVSRSFLIDAGASAAGYASDITRTYAADTGSEFQAMIDAVDAAQIRMCEAVGPGVDYKQLHIDAHLSLMGILKDFGVITVSPEAALVSGVSAAFFPHGLGHPLGLQVHDVAGFAESDRGGRIPRPAGHPYLRMTRLLEPGMVVTIEPGLYFIDMLLDDAKAAGHTDAINWDRVAHFKPFGGIRIEDNVLCTDSGADNLTRPAFAAAPSHSR; this is translated from the coding sequence ATGACGCTGCAACCCGATCCCGCACCGCTTTACGCCGATCACCTGGCCACCCTGACCCGGCGCGCGGATCAAGCCCTGGCTCGTGGCGGGTTGGATCACCTGGTCATCCCCAGTGGCCGCCTGCATTACCAGGCGTCCGATGACCTGGGCTATCCGTTCTACGTCAACCCGCAGTTCAAGGCCTGGCTGCCGCTGACCCGGGTGCCGGACAGCTGGATCGTGTACACGCCCGGCAAGCGCCCGCAGCTGATCTTCCTGCAGCCGCGCGACTACTGGCACGTGGTGCCGGGCACGCCAGAAGGCTGGTGGGTGGAGCATTTCGATATCCACATCATCCGCACCCCGGACGAAGCCATCGCGCTGCTGCCCAAGCCGGCCAACCGCTGCGCCATCCTGGGCGAGCCGCTCAGCACGCTGGGCGAATACGCACCCAACAACCCGGAGGCCGTGGTCGATTACCTGGCCTGGCATCGTTCGTACAAGACCGCGTACGAAATCGCACTGATGCGCCAGGCACAGGCCCTGGCCGTGCGCGGCCATCGCGCCGCCGAAGCCGCATTCCGCAACGGCGCCAGCGAATTCCAGATCCACATGACCTATTGCGCCGCCGTCGGCCAGGACGCGAGCGAACTGCCGTACGGCAACATCATCGGCCTCAACGAACACGCTGCGGTGCTGCACTACACCGAACTGGGCCGCAGCGCGCCGGCGGTGTCGCGCAGCTTCCTGATCGATGCCGGCGCCAGTGCCGCCGGATACGCCAGCGACATCACCCGCACCTATGCGGCCGATACGGGCAGCGAGTTCCAGGCGATGATCGACGCAGTCGATGCCGCGCAGATCAGGATGTGCGAAGCGGTGGGCCCGGGCGTGGACTACAAGCAGCTGCACATCGACGCGCACCTGTCGCTGATGGGCATCCTGAAGGACTTCGGCGTGATCACCGTCTCGCCCGAGGCCGCGCTGGTCAGCGGCGTGTCGGCAGCATTCTTCCCACATGGCCTGGGCCATCCGCTCGGCCTGCAGGTGCACGACGTGGCCGGCTTTGCCGAGTCCGACCGCGGCGGTCGCATCCCGCGCCCGGCCGGCCATCCCTACCTGCGCATGACCCGCCTGCTGGAGCCGGGCATGGTGGTGACCATCGAACCGGGCCTGTACTTCATCGACATGCTGCTGGACGACGCCAAGGCTGCCGGCCATACCGATGCGATCAACTGGGATCGCGTGGCGCACTTCAAGCCCTTCGGTGGCATCCGCATCGAGGACAACGTGCTGTGCACTGACAGCGGTGCCGATAACCTCACACGACCGGCGTTCGCGGCCGCGCCATCGCATTCGCGCTGA
- a CDS encoding aminopeptidase P N-terminal domain-containing protein, which translates to MKSTAGIAAAEFARRRRQLMRMAGDDAILVLRAAPERVRSNDTHYPFRQDSDFWYLSGFPEPDAVLVLIPGRRHGEVILFNRDRDPAREVYDGPRAGQQGAVDDYGMDDAYPIEDMDEILPGMLEGRSRVYYHFGRDAEFDLKLIGWVDQVRAQGRTGAQPPHEFLELGHLLHEQRLFKSKDELKLMQRAADISVEAHLLAMRCVRAGMREYQLQAMMECVFRSHDAWPAYGSIVGAGANAITLHYVANNGQARAGDLVLIDAGAEYRNYAADITRTFPVDGRFSPAQRALHDLVGAAQSAAMAQARPGVSYESGHEAAVATLTEGLLRLGLLKGTLEACIADGSYKRFYRHKTGHWLGLDVHDVGDYRIDGESRLLEPGMVFTIEPGLYISADDTSVDAKWRGIGIRTEDNVVITATGHEVLTGALARSADEIEQVMASAS; encoded by the coding sequence ATGAAAAGCACGGCCGGCATTGCCGCCGCCGAATTCGCGCGGCGGCGCAGGCAGCTGATGCGCATGGCCGGTGACGACGCGATCCTGGTGCTGCGGGCCGCGCCGGAGCGGGTGCGCAGCAACGATACGCACTATCCGTTCCGGCAGGATTCGGACTTCTGGTACCTGAGCGGTTTCCCGGAGCCGGATGCGGTGCTGGTGCTGATCCCGGGCCGCCGCCACGGTGAGGTGATCCTGTTCAACCGCGACCGCGATCCGGCCCGCGAGGTCTACGACGGCCCACGCGCTGGCCAGCAGGGCGCGGTCGACGACTACGGCATGGACGATGCCTATCCCATCGAGGACATGGACGAGATCCTGCCCGGGATGCTGGAAGGCCGTTCGCGGGTCTATTACCACTTCGGCCGCGATGCCGAATTCGACCTCAAGCTGATCGGCTGGGTGGACCAGGTCCGCGCCCAGGGACGGACCGGCGCGCAGCCGCCGCATGAGTTCCTGGAGCTGGGCCACCTGTTGCACGAGCAGCGGCTGTTCAAGTCGAAGGACGAGCTCAAGCTCATGCAGCGCGCCGCGGACATCAGTGTCGAAGCGCATCTGCTCGCCATGCGCTGCGTGCGTGCCGGCATGCGCGAGTACCAGCTGCAGGCGATGATGGAATGCGTGTTCCGCAGCCACGATGCGTGGCCGGCGTACGGCAGCATCGTCGGCGCCGGCGCCAACGCGATCACCCTGCATTACGTGGCCAACAACGGCCAGGCCAGGGCTGGTGATCTGGTGCTGATCGACGCGGGCGCCGAATACCGCAATTACGCCGCCGACATCACCCGCACGTTCCCGGTGGATGGCCGCTTCAGCCCCGCGCAGCGCGCGCTGCATGATCTGGTCGGTGCGGCGCAGTCGGCTGCAATGGCACAGGCCAGGCCGGGGGTGTCCTACGAATCTGGACACGAGGCGGCCGTGGCAACCCTGACCGAAGGGCTGCTCCGGCTCGGCCTGCTCAAGGGCACGCTGGAGGCGTGCATCGCCGATGGCAGCTACAAGCGCTTCTACCGGCACAAGACCGGCCACTGGCTGGGCCTGGACGTGCACGACGTCGGTGACTACCGCATCGACGGCGAGTCACGCCTGCTGGAGCCGGGCATGGTCTTCACCATCGAACCGGGCCTGTACATCTCCGCCGACGACACCAGCGTGGACGCCAAGTGGCGCGGCATCGGCATCCGCACCGAGGACAACGTGGTGATCACCGCCACAGGTCACGAAGTGCTGACCGGTGCGCTGGCTCGCAGCGCGGATGAAATCGAGCAGGTCATGGCCAGCGCTTCGTAG
- a CDS encoding UPF0149 family protein, with the protein MTLPTPEDVDQAARSLGLGASPFELHGGLCGWLAGGGDNVADWPARVLADPSLATPAPDSPLDELRTSTATQLEDRGFGFDLLLPEAAAGLEERAQALFDWCRSFLGGFGLAAVGDASLSDDGAEALADLGKLAQASPELGEGEEDEEALAEIEEFVRVAVLLLHGDCVLAPRHRKRLN; encoded by the coding sequence ATGACTTTGCCGACCCCCGAAGACGTCGACCAGGCCGCACGCAGCCTGGGTCTTGGCGCGAGCCCTTTTGAACTCCATGGAGGCCTGTGCGGCTGGCTGGCGGGCGGTGGCGACAATGTCGCGGACTGGCCGGCCCGCGTGCTGGCCGATCCGTCGCTGGCCACGCCCGCGCCCGATAGCCCGCTCGATGAACTGCGCACTTCCACGGCCACCCAGTTGGAAGATCGTGGCTTCGGCTTCGACCTGTTGCTGCCCGAGGCCGCGGCAGGGCTGGAAGAACGCGCCCAGGCCCTGTTCGACTGGTGCCGGTCGTTCCTGGGTGGTTTCGGCCTGGCAGCGGTTGGCGATGCGTCGTTGTCCGACGATGGCGCCGAAGCCTTGGCCGACCTCGGCAAGCTCGCCCAGGCCAGCCCGGAGCTGGGTGAGGGAGAGGAAGACGAGGAAGCGCTGGCCGAGATCGAGGAGTTCGTGCGTGTGGCGGTCCTGCTGCTGCACGGCGACTGCGTGCTGGCGCCCAGGCACCGCAAGCGCCTGAACTAA
- a CDS encoding GGDEF domain-containing phosphodiesterase, with translation MPTFTVLALLGSAQPASTARTVWMIVAALVLAAVLVIGSRRLWLPALLRRLPRTPPVHEGDDHLKLALWASSEVFWDYDLVQRRLHHMRTDEPSPSSSAITMLTRVGEVPSIHPHDLPLVIQRLRNHLRGQAPLFTSEHRMDMAGNGSWAWVRARGRVVESDGTGRALRLAGTARDITASRKAEYEHRVASEVMRSMSEAVAVLDSEYRFITVNPSFSRMTGYDGAEVAGQPLALLDSRKNAGDSTSRLSNRLQHDGRWSGEAWKARKDGEEILCRIETNVVPDASGQQLMVVLVLNDITEQKRVEQELRYLANYDTLTSLPNRSLLSERLSRAVVRARRERSRVAVLFIDLDRFKDINDSLGHATGDRILRAAAARVQQTVGAQHTVARLSGDEFTVVLEAIASLAEAERVAERVIQAFTQPLSFSEGLELAVSPSIGISVYPDHAQVPTELLKHADTAMYQAKAAGRHTWAVYSEAMDEKTRHRAILASALRRALERNELRVVYQPRLSLHDQQIIGTEALLRWESRELGEISPAQFIPLAEESGLIVDIGIWALRQACQTLRDWHNAGLEELSMAVNVSSLQLQRGDLADVVARVLAETGIDAARLELELTESVLMANPEQSSSELRACRALGVSIAIDDFGTGYSSLAYLKRLPLTTLKIDQEFVRDIDHDIEDEAITSAIIAMARSLSLNVVAEGVETVAQMAFLQQRGCDEIQGHYVSRALEPNQCLDFIRAYYPRSDLFASI, from the coding sequence ATGCCAACGTTCACCGTCCTTGCTCTGCTGGGTAGCGCCCAGCCTGCCAGCACCGCCCGCACGGTGTGGATGATCGTCGCTGCGCTGGTCCTTGCCGCGGTGCTGGTAATCGGCAGCCGCCGGCTGTGGTTGCCTGCGTTGCTGAGGCGCCTGCCGCGGACGCCGCCGGTACACGAAGGAGACGACCACCTGAAGCTGGCCCTGTGGGCTTCGAGCGAGGTGTTCTGGGACTACGACCTGGTCCAGCGCCGCCTGCACCACATGCGGACCGACGAACCCTCCCCGTCCAGCAGCGCCATCACCATGCTCACCCGCGTGGGCGAGGTGCCGTCGATCCATCCGCACGACCTGCCACTGGTGATCCAGCGTCTGCGCAACCACCTGCGTGGCCAGGCGCCGCTGTTCACCTCCGAACACCGCATGGACATGGCCGGCAACGGCAGCTGGGCCTGGGTGCGCGCGCGCGGCCGGGTGGTCGAATCGGATGGCACCGGGCGCGCCCTGCGCCTGGCCGGCACCGCCCGTGACATCACCGCCAGCCGCAAGGCCGAATACGAACACCGCGTCGCCAGCGAGGTCATGCGCAGCATGAGCGAAGCGGTGGCAGTGCTGGATTCGGAATACCGCTTCATCACGGTCAACCCATCCTTCAGCCGCATGACCGGCTACGACGGCGCCGAAGTCGCCGGCCAGCCGCTGGCCCTGCTGGACAGCCGCAAGAACGCCGGCGACAGCACCTCGCGCCTGAGCAACCGGCTGCAGCACGACGGCCGCTGGTCCGGCGAAGCCTGGAAAGCGCGCAAGGACGGCGAGGAAATCCTCTGCCGGATCGAAACCAACGTGGTACCCGATGCCAGCGGGCAGCAGCTGATGGTGGTGCTGGTGCTGAACGACATCACCGAGCAGAAGCGCGTCGAACAGGAACTGCGCTACCTGGCCAACTACGACACCCTGACCAGCCTGCCCAACCGCTCGCTGCTGTCCGAACGGCTGTCGCGCGCGGTGGTCCGCGCCCGTCGCGAACGCAGCCGGGTGGCGGTGCTGTTCATCGACCTGGACCGCTTCAAGGACATCAACGATTCCCTGGGGCACGCCACCGGCGATCGCATCCTGCGCGCCGCCGCCGCACGCGTGCAGCAGACCGTCGGCGCACAACACACCGTCGCGCGACTGAGCGGCGACGAATTCACCGTCGTGCTGGAAGCCATCGCCTCGCTGGCCGAAGCCGAACGCGTGGCCGAACGCGTCATCCAGGCCTTCACCCAGCCCCTGTCCTTCAGCGAAGGGCTGGAGCTGGCGGTCTCACCCTCGATCGGCATCAGCGTGTACCCGGACCACGCCCAGGTGCCGACCGAACTGCTCAAGCATGCCGACACCGCCATGTACCAGGCCAAGGCTGCCGGCCGCCACACCTGGGCCGTGTATTCGGAGGCGATGGACGAAAAGACGCGCCATCGCGCGATCCTGGCCAGCGCGCTGCGCCGCGCGCTGGAACGCAACGAATTGCGCGTGGTCTACCAGCCACGCCTGTCACTGCACGACCAGCAGATCATCGGCACCGAAGCACTGCTGCGCTGGGAAAGCCGCGAGCTGGGCGAAATCTCCCCGGCCCAGTTCATCCCGCTGGCCGAGGAAAGCGGGCTGATCGTGGACATCGGCATCTGGGCCCTGCGCCAGGCCTGCCAGACCCTGCGCGACTGGCACAACGCCGGCCTGGAGGAACTCAGCATGGCGGTGAACGTCTCGTCCCTGCAGCTGCAACGTGGCGACCTGGCCGACGTGGTCGCACGGGTCCTGGCCGAAACCGGCATCGATGCCGCGCGCCTGGAGCTGGAGCTCACCGAAAGCGTGCTGATGGCCAACCCCGAGCAGAGCAGCAGCGAGCTGCGCGCCTGCCGCGCGCTGGGCGTGTCGATCGCGATCGACGATTTCGGCACCGGCTATTCATCGCTGGCCTACCTGAAGCGCCTGCCGCTGACCACGCTGAAGATCGATCAGGAATTCGTGCGCGACATCGACCATGATATCGAGGACGAAGCCATCACCAGCGCCATCATCGCCATGGCACGTTCGCTGTCGCTGAACGTGGTGGCCGAGGGCGTGGAGACCGTCGCGCAGATGGCCTTCCTGCAGCAACGCGGCTGCGACGAGATCCAGGGCCACTACGTCTCGCGTGCGCTGGAACCCAACCAGTGCCTGGATTTCATCCGCGCTTACTACCCCCGTTCCGACCTGTTCGCCAGCATCTGA
- a CDS encoding TIGR02449 family protein gives MDPSDAIEQLRALASRLQELGDRCQRLTDENRSLRAQQEQLAGERSQLLAKNELARSRVEAMITRLRSLEQHT, from the coding sequence ATGGACCCTTCCGATGCGATCGAACAGCTCCGCGCCCTGGCCTCACGCCTGCAGGAGCTGGGCGACCGCTGCCAGCGTCTGACTGACGAGAACCGCAGCCTGCGCGCACAACAGGAGCAACTGGCTGGCGAGCGTTCGCAACTGCTGGCCAAGAACGAACTGGCCCGGTCGCGCGTGGAGGCCATGATCACGCGCCTGCGGTCACTGGAGCAGCACACGTGA
- a CDS encoding cell division protein ZapA, producing the protein MSSNEAVNVHILDREYTIGVEPGERGSLMAAARLLDTRMREVRGAHRLASADRIAVLAALNLAHELQQLRDQQAAQDNELTRTLGDLHRRLDGWLEPR; encoded by the coding sequence GTGAGCAGCAACGAAGCGGTCAACGTCCACATCCTGGATCGTGAATACACCATCGGTGTCGAACCCGGCGAACGCGGCAGCCTGATGGCTGCAGCCAGGCTGCTGGATACGCGCATGCGTGAAGTCCGCGGCGCGCACCGCCTGGCCTCGGCCGACCGCATCGCGGTCCTGGCCGCGCTGAATCTCGCCCATGAACTGCAGCAACTGCGTGACCAGCAGGCCGCGCAGGACAACGAGCTGACACGCACGCTGGGCGACCTGCACCGCCGCCTGGATGGCTGGCTCGAACCACGCTGA
- a CDS encoding 5-formyltetrahydrofolate cyclo-ligase, producing the protein MSENDARTLLRRSLRQRRRDLPAAQRIAGAEALARQLFALPFLPDRGYVAGYWAMDGEIGLHAFQLKLPAGLVYCLPVLHGEELRFAPWRAGDGLVTNRFGIPEPDVSPSSALEPEQMALVVMPLVGFDDQGHRLGMGGGWYDRSFAFRHAAAAPPWLVGAGFEAQRTEPLDVQPWDVRPDAICTESNTLMAQR; encoded by the coding sequence ATGAGCGAAAACGACGCCCGCACCCTCCTGCGGCGCAGCCTGCGCCAACGACGCCGGGACCTGCCCGCCGCCCAGCGCATCGCTGGCGCCGAAGCACTGGCCAGGCAGCTGTTCGCATTGCCATTTCTGCCCGACAGAGGTTACGTCGCCGGCTATTGGGCGATGGACGGAGAAATCGGCCTGCATGCCTTCCAGCTGAAACTGCCCGCCGGCCTGGTGTATTGCCTACCGGTGCTGCATGGCGAAGAGCTACGCTTTGCGCCCTGGCGCGCCGGCGATGGCCTGGTGACCAACCGCTTCGGTATTCCCGAACCGGACGTATCGCCCTCCTCTGCACTGGAGCCCGAACAGATGGCGCTGGTGGTGATGCCGTTGGTGGGCTTCGACGACCAAGGCCACCGGCTGGGCATGGGCGGCGGCTGGTACGACCGCAGCTTCGCGTTCCGCCATGCCGCCGCCGCGCCGCCATGGCTGGTCGGCGCCGGTTTCGAGGCGCAGCGCACCGAACCCCTGGACGTGCAGCCCTGGGACGTGCGACCCGACGCCATTTGCACCGAATCCAACACCTTGATGGCCCAACGATGA
- a CDS encoding EVE domain-containing protein: protein MSTRTRYWLMKSEPEDFSIDDLARVGTEPWTGVRNYQARNFMKDGMQVGDGVLFYHSNTEVPGIYGIARVASTPYPDPTQFQKKSKYFDEKATPEQPRWFLVDVAFERKLNAGISLNAIREHAEALGEDFALIRKGTRLSVLPVSTAQWKLLLALESK from the coding sequence ATGAGCACGCGCACCCGCTACTGGCTGATGAAGTCCGAACCCGAGGACTTCTCCATCGACGATCTTGCGCGCGTGGGCACCGAGCCGTGGACCGGCGTGCGCAACTACCAGGCGCGCAACTTCATGAAGGACGGTATGCAGGTCGGCGACGGCGTGCTGTTCTACCACTCCAATACCGAGGTGCCGGGCATCTACGGCATCGCCCGCGTGGCCAGCACGCCGTACCCAGACCCGACCCAGTTCCAGAAGAAATCCAAATACTTCGACGAGAAGGCCACGCCTGAACAGCCACGCTGGTTCCTGGTGGACGTGGCCTTCGAGCGCAAGCTCAATGCAGGCATTTCGCTGAACGCCATCCGCGAACATGCCGAGGCGCTGGGCGAGGACTTCGCCCTGATCCGCAAGGGCACGCGCCTGTCGGTGCTGCCGGTGAGCACGGCGCAGTGGAAGCTGCTGCTGGCACTCGAATCCAAATAA
- the rpiA gene encoding ribose-5-phosphate isomerase RpiA: MSEAKRLAAEKAIEFVEDGMTVGVGTGSTVAYFIDALGRDPGRIKAAVSSSEQSTARLRAHGIEVMDLNHSGNLSLYVDGADECDPNKYLIKGGGAALTREKIIAQASAKFVCIVDPSKQVPVLGRFPLPVEVIPMARSLVAREILAMTGGQPVWRDGVTTDNGNVILDVHNLAITDPVAMETALNQIPGVVAVGLFARRPADVLIIGGDTAQVL, encoded by the coding sequence ATGTCCGAAGCCAAGCGCCTGGCCGCCGAAAAAGCCATCGAGTTCGTTGAAGACGGCATGACCGTCGGCGTGGGCACCGGCTCGACCGTGGCCTATTTCATCGATGCGCTGGGCCGCGACCCGGGCCGGATCAAGGCGGCGGTGTCCAGCTCCGAGCAGAGCACCGCGCGCCTGCGCGCGCACGGCATCGAAGTGATGGACCTCAACCACAGCGGCAACCTGTCGCTGTATGTGGATGGCGCCGACGAGTGCGACCCGAACAAGTACCTGATCAAGGGCGGCGGCGCGGCGCTCACGCGCGAGAAGATCATCGCCCAGGCCAGCGCCAAGTTCGTCTGCATCGTCGATCCGAGCAAGCAGGTGCCGGTGCTGGGCAGGTTCCCGCTGCCGGTGGAAGTGATCCCGATGGCGCGCAGCCTGGTCGCGCGTGAAATCCTGGCCATGACCGGCGGCCAGCCGGTGTGGCGCGATGGCGTGACCACCGACAATGGCAACGTGATCCTGGACGTGCACAACCTGGCAATCACCGACCCGGTGGCGATGGAAACCGCGCTCAACCAGATTCCCGGCGTGGTCGCGGTCGGCCTGTTCGCGCGTCGCCCGGCCGATGTGCTGATCATCGGCGGCGACACCGCACAGGTGCTTTGA
- a CDS encoding DUF192 domain-containing protein, whose translation MSVRFAALVTLLLIGLTACARTPWVELDGHRYSIEIADDETERARGLMFRDQMAAGHGMLFIHDDEEPIAYWMKNTHIPLDILYFDHDLKLVGEQRDVPPCTAGNACPSYPSNAPAIYVLELNAGQAARIGLKKGDTLKVDSRVTLKAKSN comes from the coding sequence ATGTCCGTACGCTTCGCTGCCCTCGTCACCCTGCTGCTGATCGGCCTCACGGCCTGCGCGCGCACGCCGTGGGTGGAACTGGACGGACACCGTTATTCGATCGAGATCGCCGACGACGAAACCGAACGCGCGCGCGGCCTGATGTTCCGCGACCAGATGGCGGCCGGTCACGGCATGTTGTTCATCCACGACGACGAGGAACCCATCGCCTACTGGATGAAGAACACCCACATCCCGCTGGACATCCTGTATTTCGACCACGACCTCAAGCTGGTCGGCGAGCAGCGTGACGTGCCGCCGTGCACTGCTGGCAACGCCTGCCCGTCGTATCCCAGCAACGCCCCGGCGATCTATGTGCTGGAACTCAATGCCGGCCAGGCCGCCCGGATCGGCCTGAAGAAGGGCGACACACTGAAGGTCGATTCCAGGGTGACGCTGAAGGCCAAGTCGAACTAA
- a CDS encoding SirB1 family protein codes for MDDRLILPEWSSLASQAGDDTLPLLGTALLIARDEYPDLDADLYDTLVQSHAEHLRHETDMIESWPLKMAAINRHLFEELGYAGDHDEYYDPRNSYINEVFERRLGNPISLAMVQIEVARRLGVPLDGVSFPGHFLVRLPVDDGILVMDPFNGGRPLGADELRERAKPHLGGDVPDDNALLQILDPAPHRAILVRVLRNLHGVYAERGEWDRAARSADRVLKLIPDQPDALRDRGLAYLKMDHRKGALTDLGRYLHLAPSAADVEAIRDQLVGLSTRPMRMH; via the coding sequence ATGGACGATCGACTGATACTGCCAGAATGGAGTTCGTTGGCCAGCCAGGCCGGTGACGACACCCTGCCGCTGCTGGGGACCGCGCTGCTGATTGCGCGCGACGAATATCCAGACCTGGATGCGGATCTGTATGACACGCTGGTCCAGAGCCACGCCGAACACCTGCGCCACGAGACCGACATGATCGAGTCCTGGCCGCTGAAGATGGCGGCCATCAACCGGCACCTGTTCGAGGAGCTGGGCTACGCCGGGGACCACGACGAGTATTACGACCCGCGCAACAGTTACATCAACGAGGTCTTCGAACGCCGGCTCGGCAATCCGATCTCGCTGGCCATGGTCCAGATCGAGGTTGCGCGCCGGTTGGGCGTGCCGCTGGACGGGGTGTCCTTCCCGGGGCATTTCCTGGTCCGCCTGCCGGTGGACGACGGCATCCTGGTGATGGACCCGTTCAACGGCGGCCGCCCGCTGGGTGCCGATGAACTGCGCGAACGCGCCAAGCCACACCTGGGCGGCGATGTGCCCGACGACAACGCGCTGCTGCAGATCCTGGACCCGGCGCCACACCGCGCCATCCTGGTGCGCGTGCTGCGCAACCTGCACGGCGTCTACGCCGAACGCGGGGAGTGGGACCGCGCGGCGCGCAGTGCCGACCGCGTGCTCAAACTGATCCCCGACCAGCCCGACGCACTGCGCGACCGGGGGCTTGCTTACCTGAAGATGGATCATCGCAAAGGCGCGCTGACCGATCTGGGCAGGTACCTGCACCTGGCGCCGTCCGCGGCGGATGTCGAAGCGATACGCGACCAGTTGGTCGGATTGAGCACCAGGCCAATGCGCATGCATTGA